Proteins encoded by one window of Rutidosis leptorrhynchoides isolate AG116_Rl617_1_P2 chromosome 7, CSIRO_AGI_Rlap_v1, whole genome shotgun sequence:
- the LOC139858557 gene encoding uncharacterized protein has translation MVSIGDGKTEKLITLKTNEGSCSLDFIDFLTHNPMKKSNRTPQLTYTNLFRRTPFLGLISLAFVLVLVSVLVCVTYQRRRFLNNGAKYQKLDAELPVSGGPKIDFNEKDGWDDNWGDDWDDVEAPSTPSMPLTPSISSAGVSSRRVNKDAWKD, from the coding sequence ATGGTTTCAATAGGGGATGGTAAAACCGAAAAGTTAATAACTTTAAAAACGAACGAAGGCAGTTGTAGTCTTGACTTTATCGATTTTCTTACGCATAACCCCATGAAAAAGTCAAACCGTACACCACAGTTGACTTACACCAATCTTTTCAGGCGAACTCCATTTCTCGGACTCATATCTTTAGCTTTTGTACTAGTATTAGTATCAGTCCTTGTATGTGTGACCTATCAAAGAAGACGTTTTTTGAATAATGGTGCGAAATACCAAAAGTTGGATGCTGAGCTCCCGGTTTCAGGTGGGCCCAAGATAGATTTTAACGAAAAAGATGGTTGGGATGACAACTGGGGTGATGATTGGGATGATGTTGAAGCACCGAGTACGCCTTCGATGCCACTTACTCCGAGCATTTCTTCTGCAGGTGTTTCTTCACGACGAGTTAACAAAGATGCTTGGAAAGATTAG
- the LOC139860466 gene encoding mitochondrial inner membrane protein OXA1-like, with translation MAYRRSLTTKLKQFTQQQHRLITPSISHLNHDDENQNNQYPDVKLNRFMQSRSYGGYGNKSYTSSGLGFGGSVNGVSSWSRYRYQLPMRTGGLLLARNISSTTIGDGVDKIEYLTDLADDLTEKTIEVMSNQAPAISEVAIAVADSWPPVAALQYAIDGIHSFTGLNWWASIVITTLIIRTCSIPIMINQLKATTKLTILRPQLEEIKQEMQDKGMSPSAVADGQDKMKAVFKEHGVSTFTPLKGLLFQGPVFVSFFLAIQNMVEKVPSFKTGGVSWFLDLTTADPFYFLPCLTAFSFWITVEFNMQEGLEGNPAASTMKNVSRAFAALTVPLTASFPKALFCYWITSNLFSLVYGLIIKRPGVKKLLNIPIIVPPPPSPAGESKPAFSFFEGMKKYAAAKAMQQRQLEAPTPTTTNQRVSKTSVLSNRIRILEKNAKGRKKNKRA, from the exons ATGGCATACAGACGTAGTCTCACTACAAAACTGAAACAATTCACGCAACAACAACATCGATTAATCACACCTTCAATCTCACATCTTAATCACGATGATGAAAATCAAAATAATCAGTATCCTGATGTGAAACTGAACAGATTCATGCAAAGTAGATCTTATGGTGGTTATGGAAATAAAAGTTATACATCgtcagggttagggtttgggggtaGCGTTAACGGTGTGAGTTCGTGGTCTCGATATCGATATCAGTTACCGATGAGAACGGGTGGATTATTGTTAGCTAGAAATATATCATCTACTACAATTGGAGATGGAGTGGATAAGATTGAATATTTGACTGATTTAGCTGATGATTTGACTGAAAAAACGATTGAAGTAATGTCGAATCAAGCTCCTGCTATTAGTGAAGTTGCTATTGCTGTTGCGGATTCGTGGCCGCCGGTTGCAGCTTTACAGTATGCCATTGATGGGATTCATAGCTTTACCGGGCTTAACTG GTGGGCAAGCATAGTAATAACAACCCTTATTATTAGAACCTGTTCAATCCCGATCATGATTAATCAGCTGAAGGCTACCACAAAGCTAACC ATTTTGAGGCCACAGCTTGAGGAGATTAAGCAGGAGATGCAAGATAAG GGCATGAGTCCGTCAGCTGTTGCCGACGGTCAGGATAAAATGAAAGCGGTATTCAAGGA GCACGGTGTTAGTACATTTACACCTTTGAAGGGACTCCTCTTCCAAGGCCCCGTTTTTGTCAGtttttttcttgct ATTCAGAACATGGTGGAAAAGGTTCCATCTTTTAAAACTGGAGGGGTTTCGTGGTTCCTCGATCTTACGACCGCTGATCCATTCTATTTTCTTCCTTGTTTGACTGCATTTTCGTTCTGGATAACTGTAGAG TTTAACATGCAAGAAGGCTTGGAAGGCAATCCTGCTGCTAGCACTATGAAAAACGTCTCGAGAGCTTTTGCCGCTCTTACGGTTCCCCTAACTGCAAGTTTTCCAAAG GCTCTCTTCTGTTATTGGATTACATCTAACCTATTCTCCCTTGTATATGGACTAA TAATTAAAAGACCCGGTGTGAAGAAGCTTTTAAATATACCCATAATCGTACCTCCACCACCATCTCCCGCTGGTGAATCAAAACCAGCGTTTTCCTTTTTCGAAGGAATGAAAAAGTACGCTGCTGCAAAAGCAATGCAACAACGACAATTAGAAGCACCAACACCCACAACAACGAATCAACGAGTATCAAAAACGTCAGTTCTCAGTAATAGGATCAGAATATTAGAGAAAAATGCTAAAGGTCGAAAGAAGAATAAGAGGGCGTGA